A region from the bacterium genome encodes:
- a CDS encoding NAD-dependent epimerase/dehydratase family protein: MKVLVTGSNGFIGSTLVQKLVAMGHQVRCLVRRTSDRTWLQGLPVEYVEGDLNDAADLDRCVAEVDRVYHLAGVTKARDEAGYLRGNYAATCHLLEACRAAGRPDARFIYGSSQAAAGPSGVSGAVTESDPPQPISLYGKAKLRAEAAVLEYARERFATIVRPPSVYGPRERDIFVYFKAVARGVLLLPGDGSQRISLVHVDDLIDGILLAGETAQARGRVYFLSSDEPCDWRTFGAVIARALHKKPLVLHVPLGVMSPVAFFSVLGSRLTGKPALLNWDKVAEMRQHSWVCSNLRARDELGFRPQVGLEAGIAATAAWYQKEGWL; encoded by the coding sequence ATGAAGGTTCTCGTCACCGGAAGCAACGGATTCATTGGCAGCACCCTGGTGCAAAAGCTGGTCGCCATGGGGCACCAGGTGCGCTGCCTGGTGCGCCGCACCAGCGACCGGACCTGGCTGCAGGGGTTGCCGGTGGAGTATGTCGAGGGGGATTTGAACGATGCTGCGGATCTCGATCGATGCGTGGCGGAAGTAGACCGGGTCTATCATCTGGCCGGTGTGACCAAGGCGCGCGATGAGGCGGGCTATCTCCGGGGGAATTACGCGGCGACCTGCCATCTGCTTGAGGCTTGCCGTGCAGCCGGCCGACCGGATGCGCGTTTCATCTACGGTTCCAGCCAGGCGGCGGCCGGACCGAGCGGGGTTTCCGGCGCAGTGACAGAGAGCGATCCACCACAGCCGATCTCGCTCTATGGCAAGGCCAAGCTGCGCGCCGAGGCGGCGGTGCTCGAGTATGCCCGGGAGCGTTTTGCCACGATCGTGCGCCCCCCCTCCGTATATGGCCCACGTGAACGCGATATCTTTGTCTACTTCAAGGCGGTGGCCCGCGGCGTGCTGCTGCTCCCGGGAGATGGCAGCCAGAGGATCAGCCTGGTCCATGTCGACGATCTGATCGATGGGATCCTGCTCGCGGGTGAGACGGCGCAAGCGCGCGGCCGGGTCTATTTTCTCAGCAGTGATGAGCCTTGCGACTGGCGTACCTTTGGCGCGGTCATCGCCCGGGCCTTGCATAAAAAACCCCTGGTCCTGCATGTGCCCCTCGGTGTGATGTCGCCGGTTGCCTTCTTCAGCGTGCTCGGCAGCAGACTGACGGGCAAACCGGCCCTGCTCAATTGGGACAAGGTGGCGGAGATGCGGCAGCACAGCTGGGTTTGCAGCAACCTTCGTGCTCGCGACGAACTGGGTTTCCGGCCGCAGGTCGGACTCGAGGCCGGGATTGCGGCGACGGCAGCCTGGTATCAGAAAGAGGGATGGCTGTAA
- a CDS encoding pyridoxal phosphate-dependent aminotransferase family protein, with protein sequence MADLFDKCKSATVSARAREAMEQGWYPYFKAIDSGADTEVMIKGHRLIMIGSNNYLGLTQDPRVKKAAMNAIEQFGSGCTGSRFLNGTLALHEELESRLADFMKKEAVLIFSTGFTTNQGVISALVGRRDLVVGDSENHASIVDGTRLSFGRALKYRHQDMADLDRVLSNNKKDHGVLIVSDGVFSMGGDIVKLPEMVKVARKHGARIMIDDAHSLGVLGAHGRGTAEHFGLEHEVDLVMGTFSKSFASIGGFIAGPEEVVHFIKHTARALIFQASPPPAAVATVIAALDILIKEPERRERLWRNVKKMREGYHQLGFNTGVSETPVIPLLIGDDEKTFNFWKALYEAGIFSNPVISPAVPPGHSLIRTSYMATHTDEELDKVLEICGKMGKKLGII encoded by the coding sequence TTGGCAGACTTGTTTGACAAATGCAAATCGGCGACCGTATCTGCCCGCGCCCGCGAGGCCATGGAACAGGGATGGTATCCCTATTTTAAAGCCATCGATTCCGGCGCCGACACCGAAGTCATGATCAAGGGCCACCGCTTGATCATGATCGGCTCCAACAACTATCTCGGGCTCACCCAAGATCCGCGGGTTAAAAAGGCCGCCATGAACGCCATCGAGCAATTCGGGTCAGGCTGCACGGGCTCGCGCTTTCTCAACGGCACCCTGGCGCTCCATGAAGAGCTGGAAAGCCGTCTGGCCGATTTCATGAAAAAAGAAGCGGTCTTGATCTTTTCGACGGGATTCACCACCAATCAGGGGGTCATCTCCGCACTCGTCGGGCGCCGCGATCTGGTGGTGGGAGACAGCGAAAACCACGCCAGCATCGTCGACGGCACCCGCCTCTCCTTCGGCCGTGCCTTGAAGTACCGCCATCAGGATATGGCCGATCTCGACCGCGTTCTCAGCAACAACAAGAAGGACCATGGGGTCCTGATCGTTAGCGATGGGGTCTTCAGCATGGGCGGGGACATTGTCAAGCTGCCCGAGATGGTCAAGGTCGCCAGGAAGCACGGTGCCCGCATCATGATCGATGATGCCCATTCCCTCGGTGTACTCGGCGCCCATGGCCGCGGCACGGCGGAACACTTCGGCCTGGAGCACGAAGTGGATCTGGTCATGGGAACCTTCAGCAAATCCTTCGCCTCCATCGGCGGTTTCATCGCCGGCCCAGAAGAGGTCGTCCATTTTATCAAGCATACCGCCCGCGCCCTCATCTTCCAGGCCAGTCCCCCGCCGGCGGCCGTCGCCACCGTGATTGCCGCCCTCGACATCCTGATCAAGGAGCCCGAACGCCGCGAGCGCCTCTGGAGGAATGTCAAAAAAATGCGCGAAGGTTATCATCAGCTCGGCTTCAACACCGGCGTCAGTGAGACACCCGTCATTCCGCTGCTCATCGGCGATGATGAGAAGACCTTCAATTTCTGGAAGGCTCTGTATGAGGCCGGCATTTTCTCCAATCCAGTGATCAGCCCGGCTGTTCCGCCCGGCCACTCGCTGATCCGCACCAGCTACATGGCCACGCACACCGATGAAGAGCTCGACAAGGTCCTGGAGATCTGCGGCAAGATGGGGAAAAAGCTGGGGATCATCTGA
- a CDS encoding PTS sugar transporter subunit IIA, with translation MHRSELARYFKDNLFVAGLKSSTKEAAIAELLDIFVQEKYIRNRDIVLEMLHQRETLGSTGIGKGVAIPHGRTTAAADVLIAFGKSDPGIDFDAIDGKPVHLFFMVIAPPNDEGNVYLPILGSLVTILNEKANRDKLMKVASFTDFMSIITGE, from the coding sequence ATGCACAGATCCGAGTTGGCCAGGTATTTCAAGGATAACCTCTTCGTGGCCGGGCTGAAATCGAGCACCAAGGAGGCGGCGATCGCCGAGCTGCTCGATATTTTTGTCCAGGAGAAGTATATCCGTAACCGCGACATCGTCCTGGAAATGCTGCATCAGCGGGAAACTCTGGGCAGCACCGGCATCGGCAAGGGAGTGGCCATCCCCCATGGCAGAACCACTGCCGCTGCGGATGTCCTCATTGCCTTCGGCAAATCGGATCCGGGGATCGATTTTGACGCCATCGACGGCAAGCCGGTCCATCTTTTCTTCATGGTCATTGCGCCGCCCAACGATGAGGGCAATGTCTACCTGCCCATCCTCGGCTCTCTGGTGACCATCCTCAACGAAAAGGCCAACCGCGACAAGTTGATGAAAGTGGCCAGCTTTACTGATTTCATGTCGATAATCACGGGAGAGTGA
- a CDS encoding mannose-1-phosphate guanylyltransferase: MENTYALIMAGGVGTRFWPKSRKSLPKQYLNLLGGETLIQTVSHRLQVLLPAEHIFIISTQGQFPLLKAQLPWLRPSQLILEPFGKNTAPCIGLAALHLVRHDPQAIMMVLPSDHLISDSEKFARLLQEAVAVIRTNPEALATIGIEPAYPATGYGYIQRGAPLEAAGGKVFRVRAFAEKPDYEVAQQFISSGEFLWNSGIFVWRAANILHCMEDLMPDLSAGLKEIDKAIGTPDEAEVTERVYKQIHSDSIDYGIMEHASNVIVLEGNFGWSDVGSWEEVYKISPHDAEGNVLVGDPIVRNCRNCYIDAGGRVVAAIGVDDLIIVNTPDALLICRKDQSQDVKWVVEKLKHSGQHGVL, encoded by the coding sequence TTGGAAAATACCTACGCACTCATCATGGCCGGTGGCGTGGGCACCCGCTTCTGGCCTAAGAGTCGCAAGTCCCTTCCAAAACAATACCTCAACCTGTTGGGCGGGGAGACCCTGATCCAGACCGTCAGCCATCGTCTTCAGGTCCTCCTGCCGGCGGAGCACATCTTCATCATCTCCACACAGGGTCAGTTTCCGCTGCTCAAGGCGCAACTGCCATGGCTTCGCCCCTCCCAATTGATCCTTGAACCTTTCGGCAAGAACACAGCCCCTTGCATCGGACTTGCCGCCTTGCATCTGGTTCGTCATGATCCCCAGGCCATCATGATGGTTCTGCCGTCGGACCATCTGATCTCGGATTCTGAAAAATTTGCCCGGCTGTTGCAGGAGGCGGTGGCGGTCATCCGTACGAATCCGGAGGCGCTCGCAACCATCGGCATCGAACCGGCCTATCCGGCCACGGGCTATGGCTATATCCAACGCGGCGCGCCCCTGGAGGCCGCCGGAGGCAAGGTCTTCCGCGTCCGGGCTTTTGCAGAAAAGCCCGATTATGAGGTGGCGCAGCAGTTCATTTCCAGCGGTGAATTTCTCTGGAACAGCGGCATTTTTGTCTGGCGGGCGGCGAATATTCTCCATTGCATGGAGGACCTCATGCCGGATCTCTCCGCCGGGCTCAAGGAGATCGACAAGGCCATCGGCACGCCCGATGAAGCGGAAGTGACCGAGCGCGTCTATAAACAGATACACAGCGACTCGATCGATTACGGCATCATGGAACATGCCAGCAACGTCATTGTGCTGGAGGGGAATTTTGGCTGGAGTGATGTCGGCAGCTGGGAGGAGGTCTACAAGATCTCGCCCCATGATGCAGAGGGCAATGTCCTGGTCGGCGATCCGATCGTCCGCAATTGCCGGAACTGTTACATCGACGCCGGCGGGCGGGTGGTTGCGGCGATTGGCGTCGATGATCTGATCATCGTGAATACGCCGGATGCGTTGTTGATCTGCCGGAAGGACCAATCGCAGGATGTAAAATGGGTCGTGGAAAAATTAAAGCACAGCGGCCAACACGGAGTGCTTTAA